The Magnolia sinica isolate HGM2019 chromosome 11, MsV1, whole genome shotgun sequence DNA window ATCTGCTCCATACGAACCGTCCATTTCCCTCCTCTTCTCACAGTCAGCCACCACTATCTGACGAACGGGCTCCTGCCTTCCTCCGCGACGCCTCCTCTTTTGAAAGAAACCTCTATTCTCAGCCGTAGATTTCTCATCCGCTCTATCAAAACTGTCCACTTCCACCTTCTCACAATCAGCAACCACTATCTGACGAACGGGCTCCGGCTTCCGTCCTGAATCCGTCTTCCTTTGAAAACGAACTACATTCTCAGCCGTAGATTTCTCATCCGCTTCATCCGAACCGTCTTTTTTCCTCGGCTTCTCAAAATCAACGACCACCATCTGACGCATAGGCTCCTCCGGCCTCCCTCTGAGACCCTTTCTTCGAGAATTACCTCTCTTGTCGGCAGTAGATCTCTCATCCACTCCATCCGAACCGTCCAATTCCCCCGGCTTCTCACAATCAAGAAACAGTGTCTGACGCAAAGACTCCGGCCTCCCTCCGCCACCCTTCTTATTGGTTCGAAAACTACTTCTCGTAGCCGTAGATCTCTTATTCGCTCCATCCGAACCGTTCTTCTCACGATCAACTATCTTAGGCACGAGCTTCGTCCTCCATTCAAAATCCTGCTTCAGTAGAGAATCACCTCTCTTCTCAGCCGTCGATTTCGCACCCGATCCATCCATTTCCCCTGTCTTCTCACAATCACAAATTGCAAGATCCCCAATCTTCTGAATAATCTCCAGCGTCGGAACGGAGATTTTCATTGAAATCTCACCGCTTTTGGACCGATCTCTCCCCGCCGAATCCCCTTCCAATTTTCCCAGACTGGCATCGAGGGTTTCTTTCACCTTCATCTTCCTTTTAAGCTTTTTCTTCCCTAACTTCTTGGGCTCTTCCACCTTTCGCTCCTGACCGTCGATTTCTCCTTCAACGGCAGGGATGATTCTATCCTTCTGGAAGCGACTTTTGTGGTATTTTCCGGAAAAGCGTTTTGGGGCTTTGGCTTCTAGGGTTTTGAGGGATTTTTGAAGCagcttttctctctccttttcttcgtCCTCTTCTCTCTGCTTCTGTAGctgcctttctctctcttcttcttcttctctctgctTCTGtagctgcctctctctctcttcttcttcttctctctgctTCTGtagctgcctctctctctcttcttcttcttctctctgctTCTGCTGTTCTCTGAGTTTCAGTTCTTGGAGCTGTTGAAGGGTAACGTAGTTCGATGGCAGAGATGGTAATTTCTTCTTCGGATCCTCCATCTTCTCTCCTTCTTCAGCGAAGGAGGGTATTTTGGGGATTTTAGAAAATTGGGGGAGACGGAGAATCTGCCAATGAAGCTGCAGGCAATGGACACTTTCGGAAATAACGGACACCACCTTCTTTTCGTACAGCTCTTTCTTCCTCTCCAAGGAATCAAGATGATCGGGCGGACAATGAATGTCTATAAACTTTCACACGGATGATTACACGTGGCATATGTAAAACCGTTCAAATAGTGGCCAGACTTCAATGGAAGGTTAAAACTAGTTGAATGGTTACAATTGGTGGCAAtcgaatgaatggttaaaagtgaAGTTTTCGGCGGCTGAGATTCAATATAAAAAAATCTATTGAGGAGAAAATCATAAGATTGATCTGATTTTTGATTTTCGCTAACATCTAAAGTaggcccactatttggacggttttgatttGAGTTAAATGTAGAGACAGGCGACAAATCGGGTTGCATGTGTATAATGGGTACGGTATGACCTCTTCCACGAGTATGCAAATATATCGCAAACGACATGATATTGCGTATTTTTAGGacgcggactgcgtactgagttactcagtgcgctaagggcccgtttggccggtcggattggaaggtatCGGAGGGTATTCGAAGGGATTgaaagttaaatcctgggattggccggacgtgccaaacagagtcggtgatctgatccaatcccatgggtctcgagacaatccactgacaacagtATCATtatctttaaatcccatccaatccactaaATCCATACAAATTTGTCAAAGACGTATTTGGTTCGAGAGATtcgaagggatgggaaggtttaatcttgggattggccgggcgtaccaaacagactggatatagcaatccacgatagtagcaatcccatgtatctcaggacaatccactgacaacactatcgttacctagaaatccatgccatccaccctaatatcattcaatccctttcaaaccacctggccaaacgggccttaagcgtactgagtaaactctgtgagatccgctatgatttatgtattttatccgaaTCGTCGTCCGTATATTTTATCAGATGATTTTAGGgtttaacccaaaaatgaaggaaataaaaacttaaaatgaccacaccagaggaaaccgtgtgaattgaatgtctaccgtagACATTTTCTTGAGGGCCCTagcagttttggatcaaccttatatttgtatttttttacattcatccatgtttgtgtgatcttatgagaaggttggatgataaataaacatctgCAGGGTCTagcaatgtttcaacggtagaaatcattatttccactgtttcctgtaatatggtccagttgagccttggataagcttcaatttttgtatcaatccctaaaatgagctcaaaaaacggatggacagtatggatttcgATTTTTTACGGAATTGCCAGGTAAACGGTCTTAAATAGACGAATTATCCGATGCTCGGGTACACATTCTCCTCGAGAATTGAGTTTGGAGATGTCGGGTCCATGGATTGATGATCTAGATGATTGGTTTAACGTGCCCCACTATAGATGGAGGAATCCATAAAAGGTTAACTTAGAGAGGAAGGTTGTAACCATGTAATATTTGGTCCTTTTTCCGTTACAAATGGACGACTGTGCTGTTTTCCTCTCAACTGTTTGATTGCTTATACGAATTTAATCAGGAGGAGTTATGGGAAGTTCCCCATCCTTACCGGGCCCACCGGATcgaaggtttggatcacttatcCACTGGCCCCTTTTGTCCAGACTCAAGGCTCAGAGGTGTCGTACATATCAGCCGCTCGATATAATCGTAGAGGTGGTGGGCGCGGATTGAGTGATACCCTGCCcgaacgggaacggattggctactccccttgccaccagcgccgtggctggtggtaggtgctctgtgggccccaccatgatgtatgtgtatcatccattctgttcatccgtttttaaagatcattttattgcttcatcccaaaaatgagaggatataagtctcatgtggaccacaccaaaggaaaacaatagtgattggatatccaccattaaaatcctccttaggCCCACTCTAccctttatttgacatccaatctgttgattaggtcatacagacccagatgaagggcaaAAGACAAAAATcagttttatccaaaacttttatggcggccaaaaagttttcaatggtcgacgttcatttaaTAGTGTTTCccctaatgtggtccacttgagaatggatataacttttgtttttggttttttttttttttttgcctcatgcaataaaatgatttataaaaatagatgaatggaatgtatgaaacacatacatcatgcttcCATttattttcaatatcattttatggtatgagattaaaaattaggtatatcccaatctcaagtggaccacattgtaggaaacagtgttgaatataAAATCCATATATAAAAATGTCGATTACAAAGAATTTTTTATTCTACCTTAAATATTACATTCATCGTTGTTTCAACATAACAATACATTATTTACGATAGAAAACTAAATAAATTTGTGCCTACTTGTCTTCACGGACGAGTCATTCCTATAAGTATATGAAAAAGCAATATGATGAGGTACAAAAGCTCAATAGATAGTTTTATTCAGTAGCATAATAATGCCCCATCAGAGAATAGTGTAGAAAATCATTTTATATCATAATCACGTAGCATTTGCAATTAAACATAATAAAGTGCAAATAAATACATATAACATATGCTAGTAAATGGAAGTGGATGAAATGCAACATGAGTACAAATGTATATGTATTCGGTGCACCATCTTTCTAAATAATCCAAATAATAACATGAAGGACAACTTCACATCCCTCCTGATAGAATCGGGGGGATGGATGCAATTCATCGCTTCCTTATGGTAGGTTCGTCACACTCTCTTCTCTACTCCAACACATATGCACATGAAGACCATGGACTTCTCAATAGCCAATTAAGATAATTGATGGGTATCATACCTAGGGACTCAATAGTTTCCCTAAGATAGAAAAGTAGGGCTTCTTCACACCGAAGAAGGTTACTCGTACATCCCTCAAGGCATTCGTATGGTTCTAAGTTTATATCAAACTATTCACGAATTTGCTTAGATGATTGTTTGCCTCCAAGTACAGAGATTCGTAAATAATATCtcatgaatacagggtcgatcccacagtgAGATGAATTacaagaaggagaaaatcaaatacacaacaaactaagtaataaaaactaaactgatgatttgattttgggagttttgaatggatgtaattcaactaaattaaaacaacacccaagcttcaaagtttcacatataggttaatgttccaaaaacatgatgacttagataacacaaataggatccgagcactatggtcggcctaatcgaaaaataaaacattttaaacattttaaataaatgatataaaagattagaaaatcatgaatttgcaccattgatatatattcttaagcgccagtgattttaagaatcaatatccatgagataatgaatatcaaagaaatgtagcagatTGAGAACctctctgtaagacccgtatccaagTCCGtatcattctgtaggcttccgcggttttcctagtcaaattccggcgactcgcgatctgttatcgacgtttgcgcgcgatcctgagtcttgtcccgtatattagagtcGACTCTACTGGAAACTCGTATCATTACGACAgcgccgtcgccatggttccgacATTGTATCTCACGCGCTGAGGCATTACCCGggtcaggagatgtgagcccactttcagttcgagaaaaacaccgcgcgttgcaatcccgagagaatccattacatcaaatgtcaagtacacatcccatcactcccatcactcacacccatccccaagtacaatacacatccctaaagtcaactctctctcttacacaagtgctcccatcactcactcacccat harbors:
- the LOC131218920 gene encoding uncharacterized protein LOC131218920 codes for the protein MEDPKKKLPSLPSNYVTLQQLQELKLREQQKQREEEEERERQLQKQREEEEERERQLQKQREEEEERERQLQKQREEDEEKEREKLLQKSLKTLEAKAPKRFSGKYHKSRFQKDRIIPAVEGEIDGQERKVEEPKKLGKKKLKRKMKVKETLDASLGKLEGDSAGRDRSKSGEISMKISVPTLEIIQKIGDLAICDCEKTGEMDGSGAKSTAEKRGDSLLKQDFEWRTKLVPKIVDREKNGSDGANKRSTATRSSFRTNKKGGGGRPESLRQTLFLDCEKPGELDGSDGVDERSTADKRGNSRRKGLRGRPEEPMRQMVVVDFEKPRKKDGSDEADEKSTAENVVRFQRKTDSGRKPEPVRQIVVADCEKVEVDSFDRADEKSTAENRGFFQKRRRRGGRQEPVRQIVVADCEKRREMDGSYGADESSTAQNRCRFGRRGLRGRAAVYQTWVRKDDISDGAPAGFQCSSRRGRPSGRGRYTETASVL